The Gadus macrocephalus chromosome 13, ASM3116895v1 genome includes a window with the following:
- the LOC132471247 gene encoding bcl-2-like protein 1 produces MSIDTSMSISNRELVFFFLSHKLSQRNYRPIPFQPEGAGEGTDEDKSNRIGNNGLRLNDGNGNGQLAPSPTPQGTEAVRAALLESVEEFELRYTLAFSDLSPQLPITPATAYGSFESVMDEVFRDSINWGRIVGLFAFGGALCVECVEKEMSHMVPRVAEWMTRYLDDHIDHWIQSNGGWKHFAAVFGSDAAAGARRTRDSQRRWMLVGAVLLTGVLLGALLAKKHV; encoded by the exons ATGAGCATTGACACAAGCATGTCGATCAGTAACAGAGAACTGGTGTTCTTCTTCCTAAGCCATAAACTGTCTCAGAGGAATTACAGGCCTATTCCCTTCCAGCCCGAGGGGGCAGGTGAGGGGACTGATGAGGACAAGTCCAACAGGATTGGTAATAATGGGTTACGGTTGAACGACGGTAACGGCAATGGCCAGTTGGCGCCATCACCTACTCCACAAGGCACGGAGGCTGTGAGGGCAGCGCTTCTAGAATCGGTGGAAGAGTTTGAGTTGCGCTACACGCTGGCCTTCAGCGACCTGTCGCCCCAGCTGCCCATCACCCCCGCCACGGCCTACGGTAGCTTCGAAAGCGTGATGGACGAGGTGTTCAGGGACAGCATCAACTGGGGACGCATAGTGGGCCTGTTTGCCTTCGGGGGGGCCCTCTGCGTGGAGTGtgtggagaaggagatgagCCACATGGTGCCCCGCGTGGCAGAGTGGATGACCAGGTACCTGGACGACCACATTGACCACTGGATCCAGAGCAACGGAGGATGG aaaCACTTTGCTGCGGTCTTTGGCAGCGACGCGGCAGCGGGAGCGAGGCGTACCCGGGACAGTCAGAGGAGATGGATGCTGGTGGGCGCGGTGCTGCTGACTGGGGTGCTGCTCGGGGCTCTGCTCGCCAAGAAACATGTCTAG